One window of the Actinomycetota bacterium genome contains the following:
- a CDS encoding M48 family metallopeptidase, with product ERRVSLSASRKVSDLKLKVEVVRSPRRSKTIEATKEGNKVVVRLPATLTRAETRKWVRVMVERIEQSEHVSRLNEKADIERRARELHQRYFDGRPALKRISYVANQRDRYGSCTPADGTIRLSHVLAEFPDWVRDYVIVHELAHLRAPDHSSYFWQLVHRYPHAERARGYLIAKGIDG from the coding sequence TGAACGGAGGGTGTCGCTCTCCGCATCCCGGAAGGTGTCTGATTTGAAGCTCAAGGTCGAGGTCGTTCGCAGCCCTCGTCGCAGTAAGACCATCGAGGCGACGAAGGAGGGCAACAAGGTGGTGGTCCGCCTGCCGGCGACTTTGACGCGCGCCGAGACTCGCAAGTGGGTGCGAGTGATGGTCGAGCGTATCGAGCAAAGCGAGCACGTGAGCCGTTTGAACGAGAAGGCCGACATCGAACGCCGGGCCCGCGAGTTGCACCAGCGGTACTTCGACGGTCGTCCGGCGCTGAAGCGCATTAGCTACGTAGCCAACCAGCGGGATCGATACGGGTCCTGCACTCCGGCCGACGGCACCATCCGCTTGTCTCACGTGCTGGCCGAGTTCCCCGACTGGGTTCGCGACTACGTCATCGTTCACGAACTCGCGCACTTGCGCGCTCCCGACCACTCGTCCTACTTCTGGCAACTGGTGCATCGGTATCCGCACGCCGAGCGCGCGCGCGGTTACTTGATCGCTAAAGGCATCGACGGCTGA
- a CDS encoding maleylpyruvate isomerase family mycothiol-dependent enzyme translates to MRETLTSLIGDQRASLLALLANVTGDDWSRPTACPGWTVKDVLAHLLEGDLTLGRVYRGEIRESGPIDAEEGVKKWRPLPGEAVRATLWHHGTATQRALEALSVDTWRAPVQVFGCATIAQLVRLQLFDLSVHGHDLTDALDAEPLWSACLPFLVEFCVRAAPFTLHRLRVPAKSAVEIAVTGAEDRWVVDGRDGRWQLARAGEAPSRVTLAAEDLVLLATGRRSLEAVRPSTKIEGDYAAAENLLKNWRVV, encoded by the coding sequence ATGCGAGAAACCCTCACGTCACTGATCGGCGACCAACGAGCGAGTCTGCTCGCGCTTCTCGCGAACGTGACCGGCGACGACTGGTCTCGACCGACGGCATGCCCGGGGTGGACGGTCAAGGACGTCCTGGCACACCTGCTCGAAGGCGACCTGACACTCGGCCGCGTCTATCGCGGTGAGATCCGCGAGTCCGGGCCGATCGACGCCGAGGAGGGGGTCAAGAAGTGGCGACCGCTGCCGGGCGAAGCGGTGCGTGCGACGCTCTGGCATCACGGAACGGCCACACAGCGCGCGCTGGAGGCCCTCAGCGTCGACACGTGGCGCGCGCCGGTTCAAGTGTTCGGCTGCGCAACGATCGCGCAACTGGTGCGCTTGCAGCTGTTCGACCTTAGCGTGCACGGCCACGACCTCACCGACGCGCTGGATGCGGAGCCTCTGTGGAGCGCGTGCCTGCCGTTCCTGGTCGAGTTCTGCGTTCGGGCTGCTCCGTTCACGCTTCACCGCCTGCGGGTGCCGGCAAAGAGCGCGGTCGAGATCGCCGTGACGGGCGCCGAAGATCGCTGGGTCGTGGACGGCCGGGACGGCCGCTGGCAACTGGCGCGCGCCGGCGAGGCCCCCTCGCGGGTCACCCTCGCCGCCGAGGACCTAGTGCTGCTGGCGACGGGACGACGCTCTCTGGAAGCAGTACGACCATCGACCAAGATCGAAGGCGACTACGCAGCGGCAGAGAACCTCTTGAAGAACTGGCGCGTGGTCTGA
- a CDS encoding zinc-dependent metalloprotease produces the protein MDDPFDLPPDVLRRVPLFAELSKVLSWSGGPINWDLARQVGVSIAAGENPAPAVDDADHAEVAEHVRIAELWLAETAGMPEAGHLVTARAATPADWADRAPSMFGELIEPISAKFSNAITSQMPGGAGPEAVIAQTIGQMAPMFIGIQAGTIMGTLAREVTGAHELGMPVSDDGLLIVLDTVDAIATEYRIDRRLVRQWVALRAAAHRTAFEGFHWLRAHFFAQYHDYVASLDVDLAQGMEQLRELDLSDPARLQEVLGERGGLFAAQPSPQTAAAAARIDRLLTLVDAHTTAASEEAGTRTGDAGRLAEAFARRAATGGAGRGLLRDFIGLDAPSNPRAAAIFVRAVLARGGWPRLNRMWDDPDALPAVEEISEPELWLRRVAG, from the coding sequence ATGGACGATCCGTTCGACCTCCCTCCCGACGTGCTCCGGCGGGTTCCGCTGTTCGCCGAGTTATCGAAGGTACTGTCGTGGAGTGGAGGTCCGATCAACTGGGACCTGGCCCGCCAGGTCGGGGTGTCGATCGCGGCCGGAGAGAACCCGGCACCCGCCGTCGACGACGCCGACCATGCGGAAGTCGCCGAACATGTGCGTATCGCGGAGTTGTGGCTCGCCGAAACCGCCGGCATGCCTGAGGCCGGCCACTTGGTCACCGCGCGCGCCGCGACTCCGGCCGACTGGGCCGACCGCGCCCCCTCGATGTTCGGCGAGCTGATCGAGCCGATCTCGGCGAAGTTCTCAAACGCCATCACGTCCCAGATGCCCGGCGGAGCAGGTCCCGAAGCGGTGATCGCACAAACGATCGGACAAATGGCTCCGATGTTCATTGGAATCCAGGCCGGGACGATCATGGGCACACTCGCGCGCGAGGTCACCGGCGCGCACGAGTTGGGGATGCCGGTTTCAGACGACGGCCTGCTGATCGTGCTCGACACCGTTGACGCGATCGCGACCGAGTACCGGATCGATCGCAGGCTGGTGCGCCAGTGGGTCGCACTGCGCGCCGCGGCCCACCGCACGGCTTTCGAAGGTTTCCACTGGCTGCGTGCCCACTTCTTCGCCCAGTACCACGACTACGTCGCATCCTTGGACGTCGATCTGGCTCAAGGGATGGAGCAGTTGCGGGAACTGGATCTAAGCGATCCGGCGCGACTGCAGGAGGTCCTCGGCGAACGAGGCGGCCTATTCGCGGCACAGCCGTCGCCGCAGACCGCCGCTGCGGCTGCGCGCATAGACCGACTGCTGACACTGGTGGACGCGCACACAACAGCCGCATCCGAGGAGGCGGGAACCCGTACCGGCGACGCCGGACGCCTCGCTGAGGCATTCGCGCGCCGCGCTGCGACGGGCGGAGCCGGACGTGGGTTGCTGCGGGACTTCATCGGACTCGATGCACCCTCGAACCCCCGCGCTGCGGCGATCTTCGTGCGCGCCGTTCTGGCGCGCGGCGGGTGGCCGCGGCTGAACCGCATGTGGGACGACCCCGACGCGTTGCCGGCCGTCGAGGAGATCTCCGAACCGGAACTCTGGCTCCGAAGAGTCGCCGGATGA
- a CDS encoding SDR family oxidoreductase, whose amino-acid sequence MSVVAVTGVAGYLGQRLLSRLEADRQVERVIGVDVSEPVTGSPKLEFHQIDVRDARLSKRMAGVSTVVHLAFQHDPIRDEERMGSVNVEGTANLLAAASEAGVSKIVYPSSSTVYGAHPDNDFPLTEESPLRANEDFAFSRHKLETEDLVRLFRQEHPGVIVTLFRSAVVFGPGMENFVSRMLEAPRLLTVKGHNPPMQFVHEDDVASALAFAVETCLDGVYNLAADGWLSGSEVAALAHRRRVELPEAVAFSIAERLWRAGLTVSPPGELHYIMHPWVVDNSKLRAAGWTPQFSNKQALLEAMEVHGRWVAIGRARVRKESAAKGTAVTLGAAAALLAMRRARRSSN is encoded by the coding sequence ATGAGCGTCGTTGCCGTCACGGGGGTTGCCGGATATCTGGGACAGCGATTGCTGTCGCGGCTGGAGGCTGATCGCCAGGTCGAGCGGGTGATCGGCGTTGATGTGTCTGAACCGGTGACGGGTTCGCCAAAGCTTGAGTTTCATCAGATCGACGTCCGGGACGCTCGCTTGTCCAAGCGGATGGCCGGAGTATCGACCGTCGTGCACCTCGCGTTCCAGCATGACCCCATTCGCGACGAGGAGCGCATGGGGTCGGTGAACGTGGAGGGGACGGCCAACCTGCTTGCGGCCGCGTCGGAAGCGGGAGTGAGCAAGATCGTCTATCCGTCGAGTTCGACGGTATACGGGGCGCACCCCGACAACGACTTCCCGCTGACGGAGGAATCCCCCCTTCGCGCGAATGAGGATTTCGCGTTCTCGCGACACAAGCTCGAAACCGAGGATCTGGTGCGGCTCTTCCGACAGGAGCACCCCGGGGTCATCGTCACGCTGTTCCGCTCGGCCGTTGTGTTCGGCCCGGGCATGGAGAACTTCGTGTCGCGCATGCTCGAGGCTCCGCGCCTGCTGACGGTCAAGGGGCACAACCCTCCTATGCAGTTCGTTCACGAGGATGATGTGGCTTCGGCGCTGGCTTTCGCGGTGGAGACTTGTCTGGACGGTGTCTACAACCTGGCGGCCGATGGCTGGTTGTCGGGTAGCGAGGTTGCCGCGCTCGCTCACCGCCGGCGCGTTGAGTTGCCCGAAGCGGTGGCGTTTTCGATTGCAGAGCGCCTGTGGAGGGCGGGACTTACCGTGTCTCCTCCGGGCGAGTTGCACTACATCATGCACCCCTGGGTCGTGGATAACTCGAAGTTGCGGGCCGCCGGATGGACGCCGCAGTTCTCCAACAAACAGGCCTTGCTCGAAGCGATGGAAGTTCACGGCCGGTGGGTGGCTATCGGGCGCGCGCGAGTGCGTAAGGAGTCCGCAGCCAAGGGTACGGCGGTAACTCTTGGCGCGGCGGCGGCACTGCTTGCAATGCGGCGCGCCCGGCGTTCGTCGAACTGA
- a CDS encoding AsnC family transcriptional regulator, whose amino-acid sequence MRTTSAKPVPATLADMVTAPNLDTVDARLLNVLQRDFPLVRRPFSSIAAVLQISEEAVLERTARLKESGVLRQISMIFDSRALGYDSSLVASRVPDIAVARAVEAINAHPGVSHNYRREHDFNLWWTIAVPPGSVLSDHVDALHALSGAEVTRLMPTIRMFKIGVDFDMTGARESEQGERVAPARALDLPPLDAKDIALVRALQNDLPLDVEPFASGARAAGVNDEAFLESAKRFLEQGRARRFAAVLHHRHAGFTANGMSVWRVPEERIEECGEIMSGFAAVSHCYQRPTYPDWHYNLFGMLHARSREECERTAEAIADAIAVADHTLLFSTKEYKKVRVRYFEDDVAAWEHTHLADARSSASPSA is encoded by the coding sequence TTGCGCACCACATCGGCAAAACCCGTTCCTGCTACCCTTGCCGACATGGTCACCGCGCCCAACCTAGACACCGTCGACGCGCGCCTGCTTAACGTCCTCCAGCGCGACTTCCCCCTGGTACGACGGCCTTTCTCCTCGATCGCGGCGGTGCTCCAGATCTCGGAGGAGGCAGTCCTGGAGCGCACGGCGCGATTGAAGGAGTCCGGCGTCCTTCGTCAGATTTCGATGATCTTTGACTCGCGCGCGCTGGGATACGACAGTTCCCTCGTCGCCTCGAGAGTTCCGGATATAGCGGTGGCGCGCGCCGTCGAGGCGATCAACGCGCACCCAGGCGTGTCTCATAACTACCGGCGCGAGCATGACTTCAACCTGTGGTGGACGATCGCGGTTCCCCCGGGCTCGGTCCTTAGCGACCACGTCGATGCGTTGCACGCCCTATCCGGCGCCGAGGTCACCCGATTGATGCCGACGATCCGAATGTTCAAGATCGGCGTCGACTTCGACATGACCGGCGCGCGCGAATCCGAACAGGGCGAGCGCGTCGCTCCGGCGCGCGCGCTCGATCTTCCGCCACTGGACGCAAAGGACATCGCGCTCGTGCGTGCCCTGCAGAACGACCTTCCCTTGGATGTCGAGCCCTTCGCCTCGGGGGCGCGCGCGGCCGGCGTCAACGATGAGGCTTTCCTTGAGTCGGCAAAACGCTTCTTGGAGCAGGGGCGCGCGCGCCGCTTCGCCGCAGTGCTGCATCACCGCCATGCCGGGTTTACGGCAAACGGCATGAGCGTGTGGCGGGTGCCGGAAGAACGGATCGAGGAGTGCGGCGAGATCATGTCCGGATTCGCCGCGGTCTCGCACTGCTACCAGCGGCCGACGTATCCCGACTGGCACTACAACCTTTTCGGGATGCTGCACGCCCGAAGCCGAGAAGAGTGCGAGCGCACTGCCGAGGCGATCGCCGACGCGATCGCCGTCGCCGATCACACTCTGCTGTTCTCGACCAAGGAGTACAAGAAAGTCCGCGTCCGGTACTTCGAAGACGACGTCGCAGCCTGGGAACACACGCACCTTGCCGACGCGCGCAGCTCCGCATCGCCGTCCGCCTGA